One region of Flavobacterium sp. GSB-24 genomic DNA includes:
- the recN gene encoding DNA repair protein RecN produces MITSLSIKNYALIEKLAIDFSKGFSIITGETGAGKSIILGAIGLVLGKRADLTSLKNKEEKCVIEAHFEISKYNLKDFFEANDLDYEDETIIRREILPSGKSRAFINDSPVNLQELQDLSLYLIDIHSQQQTQELSDENVQFKIIDAIANNGGVIAEYQKLLKSYKADKSKWNALIKKQSDSGKEQEYNTFLLNELVSAQLKSGEQEELEADYEKLNNVEIIKESLDKSLTIANEEQFGVFHNLNEIKAALQKVAPFSPEYQNLFERVTSLAIEFDDVSKELENCSEKLLNDPVQLELVNQKLQLIYNLQKKHQVNSVDDLLQIQAELGNSLLELDNMDEEIEALSKIIEEKTIELDNYAVQIHQNRVNAIPKLSEQLISILETLGMPNVRFKMELLPSEVYFQNGKDELQFLFSANKGMDFGLLKKVASGGEMSRIMLAVKAILAKYSKLPTLIFDEIDTGVSGEIAIRMGEIMKEMSASMQIFAITHLPQIAAKGDSHFKVSKSTVGDDTQSELKLLSQEERILEIAQMLSGANISDSALNHAKQLLN; encoded by the coding sequence ATGATCACTTCACTGTCAATTAAAAATTATGCTCTTATTGAAAAACTAGCAATAGATTTTTCTAAAGGTTTTTCTATAATTACAGGTGAGACAGGAGCAGGAAAATCAATTATTTTAGGTGCTATTGGTCTCGTTTTAGGTAAAAGAGCAGATCTTACTTCTTTAAAAAATAAAGAAGAAAAATGTGTTATTGAAGCACATTTTGAAATTTCGAAATACAATTTAAAAGACTTTTTTGAAGCTAATGATCTGGATTATGAAGATGAAACGATCATTAGACGTGAAATTTTGCCTTCTGGAAAATCGCGTGCCTTTATAAATGACAGTCCTGTTAATCTGCAGGAACTTCAAGATTTAAGTTTGTATTTAATAGATATTCATTCGCAGCAGCAAACTCAGGAATTGTCAGATGAAAATGTGCAATTCAAGATTATAGATGCTATTGCCAATAATGGAGGAGTTATTGCAGAATATCAAAAATTGCTTAAATCTTATAAAGCGGATAAATCAAAATGGAATGCTTTGATTAAAAAGCAGAGTGATTCAGGAAAGGAACAGGAATACAATACATTTTTGTTAAATGAATTAGTATCTGCACAATTGAAATCTGGCGAACAAGAAGAGTTAGAAGCTGATTATGAAAAGCTGAATAATGTTGAAATAATCAAAGAATCTCTTGATAAATCGCTTACAATTGCAAACGAGGAACAGTTTGGCGTTTTTCATAATTTAAATGAAATTAAAGCAGCTTTGCAGAAAGTGGCTCCATTTTCACCAGAATATCAAAATTTATTTGAAAGAGTAACAAGCTTAGCTATCGAATTCGATGATGTTTCTAAAGAACTGGAAAATTGTTCGGAAAAATTGCTAAATGATCCGGTGCAATTAGAGTTAGTAAATCAGAAATTGCAATTGATTTATAATTTGCAGAAAAAACATCAAGTAAATTCTGTTGATGATCTGCTTCAAATTCAAGCTGAATTAGGTAACAGTTTATTGGAACTCGATAATATGGATGAAGAAATAGAAGCTTTATCTAAAATTATTGAGGAGAAAACTATAGAACTAGATAATTATGCAGTTCAAATTCACCAAAACAGAGTAAATGCAATTCCGAAGCTTTCAGAACAATTAATTTCTATTTTAGAAACTTTAGGAATGCCAAATGTTCGTTTTAAAATGGAATTATTACCTTCTGAAGTTTACTTTCAAAACGGAAAAGACGAATTGCAATTTTTATTTTCTGCCAACAAAGGAATGGATTTTGGTTTGTTGAAAAAAGTAGCATCTGGAGGAGAGATGTCTCGTATTATGCTGGCTGTAAAAGCTATTTTAGCAAAATATTCGAAATTGCCAACCCTTATATTTGACGAAATTGATACAGGAGTTTCTGGAGAAATTGCGATTAGAATGGGTGAAATTATGAAAGAAATGAGTGCAAGCATGCAGATATTTGCCATTACGCATTTGCCGCAGATTGCAGCAAAAGGAGATTCTCATTTTAAAGTTTCAAAATCAACAGTTGGAGATGATACGCAGTCTGAATTAAAGCTTTTATCGCAGGAAGAACGAATTTTAGAAATTGCGCAGATGTTATCTGGAGCAAATATTTCTGATTCGGCTTTAAACCATGCAAAACAATTATTGAATTAA
- the coaE gene encoding dephospho-CoA kinase (Dephospho-CoA kinase (CoaE) performs the final step in coenzyme A biosynthesis.), with protein MTKVIGLTGGIGSGKTTIANYFAAMGIPVYIADDGAKRVMQSDVILKEVKAVFGQDIFDGQVLNRAKLAQIVFNDKEQLAKLNAIVHPAVKQDFELWMQEYKNFDYVIYEAAILFESGRYKECDIIITVTAPEEVRIERVIERDKTTREQVLSRMKMQWNDEKRISMSNFVINNDNLKIAKEEVVKILKILNIKQNQS; from the coding sequence ATGACAAAAGTTATTGGTCTTACAGGAGGGATTGGAAGCGGTAAAACAACTATTGCAAACTATTTTGCAGCAATGGGAATTCCAGTTTATATCGCAGATGATGGAGCCAAAAGAGTAATGCAGTCAGATGTTATTCTTAAAGAAGTTAAAGCTGTATTTGGCCAAGATATTTTTGACGGACAAGTTTTAAATAGAGCAAAGTTAGCTCAGATAGTTTTTAATGATAAAGAACAATTAGCAAAATTAAATGCAATTGTGCATCCAGCAGTAAAACAAGATTTTGAATTATGGATGCAGGAGTATAAAAATTTTGATTATGTAATTTACGAAGCTGCCATTTTATTTGAAAGCGGACGTTATAAAGAATGCGATATAATCATAACGGTTACAGCTCCAGAAGAAGTAAGGATTGAGCGTGTTATTGAACGAGATAAAACTACAAGGGAACAAGTTTTAAGCAGGATGAAAATGCAATGGAATGACGAAAAACGAATTTCTATGAGCAATTTCGTGATTAATAACGATAATCTTAAAATTGCTAAAGAAGAAGTTGTTAAAATTCTTAAAATTTTGAATATAAAACAAAATCAGTCTTAA
- a CDS encoding tetratricopeptide repeat protein, with protein MESLSFYENQFIKADALISEGNSADAKELLEEILAQYPDFGKAHNHLGWIYYNKLSDYEKGIYHYKLAMKFDTKYPAPYLNYTYLLIDIGRYAEAKEHINFTLANLENADNSTYNSELGRMAEYESQYIMAYNYYKAATKNALNPNFIDNMNANMKRVKDKMSIFEKLKLKLK; from the coding sequence ATGGAAAGTTTGAGTTTTTACGAAAATCAATTTATAAAAGCAGATGCGTTAATTTCTGAGGGAAATTCGGCAGACGCAAAAGAATTACTTGAAGAAATTTTAGCGCAGTATCCTGATTTTGGAAAAGCTCACAATCATTTAGGATGGATTTATTACAATAAATTAAGTGATTATGAGAAAGGAATTTATCATTACAAACTTGCGATGAAGTTCGATACTAAATATCCTGCCCCTTATTTAAATTATACTTATTTATTAATTGATATTGGCAGATATGCCGAAGCAAAAGAGCATATTAATTTTACTTTGGCTAATTTAGAAAATGCAGATAATTCGACTTACAATAGTGAATTAGGTAGAATGGCAGAGTATGAAAGTCAATATATTATGGCTTATAATTATTATAAAGCAGCAACCAAAAATGCATTAAACCCAAATTTTATTGACAATATGAATGCTAATATGAAAAGGGTTAAGGATAAAATGTCTATTTTTGAAAAATTAAAACTGAAATTGAAATAA
- a CDS encoding RtcB family protein translates to MGNKLSGKDLIKLGFPKNNSINIALGQINRYRKREKKESILTEAKDVLLNPEKYEGNGTWGKVAEGLIKPVQVRMHQLKTTRAPFTIFGENEIDQQAKFQLYDSLKLPVSVAGALMPDAHSGYGLPIGGVLATDNAVIPYGVGVDIGCRMSLSIFDLPASHFKGREHQLEAILKDNTKFGMYETHASRVDHDVFYKSEFQDIPLLKNLLPKAYKQLGSSGGGNHFVEFGIAKIDNPENEWKLENGEYFAVLSHSGSRGLGANIAKHYTYLATKQCPLPKNVQHLAWLDLNTHDGQEYWLAMNLAGEYAKACHDDIHRRIAKAIGKRVVVTIENHHNFAWKEMVNGQECIVHRKGATPAAEGQLGIIPGSMTAPGYIVKGKGNAESLNSASHGAGRLFSRAKCKSTFTQSEIKKVLKANDVTLIGGNIDEAPMAYKDITKVMANQTDLVEVLGTFTPKIVRMDR, encoded by the coding sequence ATGGGAAATAAATTATCTGGAAAAGACCTGATTAAATTGGGATTTCCAAAAAACAATTCAATAAATATCGCCTTAGGGCAGATAAACAGATATAGAAAAAGAGAAAAAAAGGAATCTATTCTAACAGAAGCAAAAGATGTCTTGCTAAATCCTGAAAAGTACGAAGGAAACGGAACCTGGGGGAAAGTAGCCGAAGGCTTGATAAAACCAGTTCAAGTAAGGATGCATCAGTTGAAAACAACCAGAGCTCCTTTTACAATTTTTGGTGAAAATGAAATCGATCAGCAGGCAAAATTTCAATTGTATGATTCTTTGAAACTGCCAGTTTCGGTTGCAGGAGCTTTAATGCCAGACGCACATTCTGGATATGGTTTACCAATCGGCGGTGTTTTAGCAACCGATAATGCTGTGATTCCATACGGAGTTGGGGTTGATATTGGATGCCGAATGAGTCTCTCAATATTTGATTTGCCAGCTTCTCATTTTAAAGGGAGAGAGCATCAGCTTGAGGCTATTTTAAAAGACAATACCAAGTTTGGGATGTATGAAACGCATGCATCAAGAGTAGACCATGACGTTTTTTATAAAAGTGAATTTCAAGATATTCCGCTGTTGAAGAATCTTTTACCTAAAGCTTACAAACAATTGGGATCTTCAGGCGGAGGAAATCATTTTGTAGAATTTGGAATTGCTAAAATCGATAACCCAGAAAACGAGTGGAAGCTCGAAAATGGGGAGTATTTCGCTGTTCTTTCGCATAGTGGTTCGCGTGGTTTGGGCGCAAACATTGCCAAACATTATACTTATTTGGCGACAAAGCAATGTCCGTTACCAAAAAATGTGCAGCATTTAGCATGGCTGGATTTGAATACACATGATGGTCAGGAATATTGGCTTGCAATGAATTTAGCTGGAGAATATGCAAAAGCTTGTCATGATGATATTCATAGAAGAATTGCCAAAGCTATTGGGAAAAGAGTAGTAGTAACGATAGAAAATCACCACAATTTTGCCTGGAAAGAAATGGTAAATGGTCAAGAATGTATTGTTCATAGGAAGGGAGCAACGCCAGCAGCTGAAGGTCAATTGGGAATTATTCCGGGTTCGATGACTGCGCCTGGCTACATTGTAAAGGGTAAAGGAAATGCAGAAAGTTTAAACTCTGCCTCTCATGGAGCTGGCCGTTTGTTTTCGAGAGCAAAATGTAAAAGTACTTTTACGCAAAGTGAGATCAAAAAGGTTTTGAAAGCCAATGATGTAACCTTGATTGGAGGAAATATTGACGAAGCTCCAATGGCGTACAAAGACATTACAAAAGTTATGGCGAATCAAACCGATTTAGTAGAAGTTTTGGGAACTTTTACGCCAAAGATCGTTAGAATGGATCGTTAA
- the fabV gene encoding enoyl-ACP reductase FabV produces the protein MIIEPRMRGFICLTAHPTGAEQNVKNQIEYVKSKGEIAGPKKVLVIGASTGFGLASRITSAFGSGAATIGVFFEKPPVEGKTASPGWYNSAAFEKEAHKAGLYAKSINGDAFSNEIKKETLDLIKADLGQVDLIIYSLASPVRTNPTTGVTHRSVLKPIGQTFTNKTVDFHTGKVSEVSIAPANEEDIENTVAVMGGEDWAMWIDALKNENLLAEGATTVAYSYIGPSLTEAVYRKGTIGRAKDHLEATAFTIGDSLKSIGGKAYVSVNKALVTQASSAIPVIPLYISLLYKIMKEEGIHEGCIEQIQRLFQDRLYNGSDVPVDEKGRIRIDDWEMREDVQAKVAKLWLEATTETLPEIGDLAGYRNDFLNLFGFEFAGVDYNAEANEVVQIESIK, from the coding sequence ATGATTATAGAACCTAGAATGAGAGGATTTATTTGTTTGACTGCCCACCCAACGGGAGCTGAGCAAAATGTTAAAAATCAAATTGAATATGTAAAATCTAAAGGAGAAATTGCTGGTCCTAAAAAAGTTTTAGTGATTGGTGCTTCAACAGGTTTCGGATTGGCCTCAAGAATTACTAGTGCTTTTGGTTCTGGTGCTGCAACAATTGGAGTGTTTTTTGAAAAACCGCCGGTTGAAGGAAAAACTGCTTCTCCAGGATGGTATAATTCTGCAGCATTTGAAAAAGAAGCTCATAAAGCAGGTTTATATGCAAAAAGCATCAACGGAGATGCGTTTTCAAATGAAATTAAAAAAGAAACTCTAGATTTAATCAAAGCTGATTTAGGACAAGTAGATCTTATTATTTATAGTTTAGCTTCGCCAGTACGTACCAATCCTACTACCGGAGTTACACATCGTTCAGTTTTAAAACCAATTGGACAAACTTTTACAAACAAAACTGTTGATTTTCATACAGGAAAAGTTTCTGAAGTTTCTATCGCTCCAGCAAATGAAGAAGATATTGAGAATACAGTTGCTGTAATGGGTGGTGAAGACTGGGCAATGTGGATCGATGCGTTAAAAAATGAAAATTTATTAGCAGAAGGAGCTACAACTGTTGCTTATTCTTACATCGGGCCATCTTTAACAGAAGCGGTTTACCGTAAAGGAACGATAGGACGTGCAAAAGATCATTTAGAAGCTACAGCGTTTACAATTGGAGATTCTTTAAAATCTATTGGAGGAAAAGCTTATGTTTCTGTAAATAAAGCTTTAGTAACTCAAGCAAGTTCTGCAATTCCTGTAATTCCGTTATATATTTCTCTTTTATACAAAATAATGAAAGAAGAAGGAATTCATGAAGGTTGTATCGAGCAAATTCAACGTTTATTCCAAGATAGATTATACAATGGTTCTGATGTTCCTGTAGATGAAAAAGGAAGAATTAGAATTGATGACTGGGAAATGCGTGAAGATGTTCAGGCTAAAGTGGCTAAACTTTGGTTAGAAGCAACTACAGAAACATTACCAGAAATTGGTGATCTTGCAGGTTATAGAAATGATTTCTTAAATTTATTCGGATTTGAATTTGCTGGTGTTGATTATAATGCAGAAGCAAATGAAGTTGTTCAAATTGAAAGTATCAAATAA
- a CDS encoding glycosyltransferase produces MIFSLIIPVYNRPDEVDELLESLSKSDYNEAFEIVLVEDGSSIPCRDVVMNYQGKLNISYYFKQNSGPGDSRNFGMQKARGDYFIIFDSDCIIPSNYLTEVRKALNEKYVDCFGGPDKALDSFSDIQKAINFAMTSFLTTGGIRGGSEKINKFQPRSFNMGISKKAFEASKGFGNIHPGEDPDLSIRLWNLGFETRLFSEAYVYHKRRIDWEKFSLQVKKFGIARPILNSWYPEHNKLTFFFPTVFILGLLLAFLLLIFNIDILLQLYFVYFVIIFLTSSVQNKSIKIGYLSVIAVWKQFYGYGTGFLESFIKVILLKKKPQEAFPRMFFKV; encoded by the coding sequence ATGATTTTTTCCTTAATTATACCCGTGTATAATCGTCCAGATGAAGTTGATGAACTTTTAGAAAGTCTCTCAAAATCTGATTATAATGAAGCTTTTGAAATTGTTCTTGTCGAAGATGGATCTTCAATACCATGCAGAGATGTGGTAATGAATTATCAAGGAAAATTAAATATATCCTACTATTTTAAACAAAATTCAGGACCTGGAGATTCTCGTAATTTTGGAATGCAAAAGGCGAGAGGAGATTATTTTATCATTTTTGATTCAGATTGTATTATTCCTTCCAACTATTTGACGGAAGTCCGTAAAGCATTAAATGAAAAATATGTTGATTGCTTTGGAGGACCAGATAAAGCGCTTGATAGTTTTTCGGATATTCAGAAAGCAATCAATTTTGCAATGACTTCTTTCTTAACTACAGGAGGAATTAGAGGTGGTTCTGAGAAGATCAATAAATTTCAGCCGCGAAGTTTTAATATGGGAATTTCTAAGAAAGCTTTTGAAGCTTCAAAAGGTTTTGGAAACATTCATCCAGGTGAAGATCCTGATTTATCTATCCGTTTATGGAATTTAGGATTCGAAACAAGACTGTTTTCTGAGGCTTATGTGTATCATAAACGTCGAATTGACTGGGAAAAATTCTCTCTTCAAGTAAAAAAATTTGGTATCGCAAGACCGATTTTAAACAGCTGGTATCCAGAACATAATAAGCTAACTTTCTTCTTTCCAACAGTATTTATATTAGGATTATTATTAGCTTTTTTATTGTTAATTTTCAATATTGATATTTTATTACAATTATATTTCGTATATTTCGTTATAATTTTTCTTACATCAAGTGTCCAAAATAAAAGTATTAAAATTGGATATCTTTCTGTAATAGCAGTGTGGAAACAGTTCTATGGCTACGGAACAGGATTTTTGGAATCTTTTATAAAAGTAATTTTATTAAAAAAGAAACCTCAGGAAGCTTTTCCACGTATGTTTTTTAAAGTATAA
- a CDS encoding response regulator transcription factor, translating to MENTNKRILLVEDDLNFGAVLKDYLMLNDFEVTLAKNGMEGFEKFKKDVYDLCILDVMMPYKDGYTLAKEIREKNSEVPIIFLTAKSMKEDVLKGYKAGADDYLNKPFDSEVLLMKIKAIIQRKSADTKAEQVQFEFNIGKFHLNSKLRFLTFQDEEPIKLSPKENELLKMLILHENDLMPRELALTKIWRDDNYFTSRSMDVYIAKLRKYLKADEDVEILNIHGEGFRLVVKSKVTE from the coding sequence ATGGAAAATACTAACAAAAGAATACTTTTAGTAGAAGATGACCTAAATTTTGGGGCAGTTCTTAAAGATTATCTAATGTTAAATGACTTTGAAGTTACTTTAGCTAAAAACGGTATGGAAGGTTTCGAAAAATTCAAGAAAGACGTATATGATCTATGTATTCTTGACGTAATGATGCCTTATAAAGATGGTTACACTTTGGCCAAAGAAATTAGAGAAAAGAACAGTGAAGTGCCAATTATCTTTTTGACAGCCAAGTCTATGAAAGAAGATGTTTTAAAAGGATATAAAGCTGGTGCAGATGATTATTTAAATAAACCTTTTGATTCTGAAGTTCTTTTAATGAAAATTAAAGCAATCATTCAAAGAAAATCAGCAGATACAAAAGCAGAACAAGTACAATTTGAATTTAATATTGGTAAGTTTCATTTAAATTCAAAATTGAGATTCTTGACTTTCCAAGATGAAGAGCCAATCAAATTATCTCCAAAAGAGAATGAATTGCTTAAAATGCTTATTCTTCATGAAAATGACTTAATGCCAAGAGAATTAGCTTTAACAAAAATCTGGAGAGATGACAACTACTTTACTTCAAGAAGTATGGACGTTTACATCGCTAAACTTAGAAAATACCTAAAAGCAGATGAAGATGTTGAAATCTTAAACATTCACGGTGAAGGTTTTAGATTAGTAGTAAAAAGCAAAGTTACTGAATAA
- a CDS encoding HAMP domain-containing sensor histidine kinase: protein MNKLFFRILVLLMSLSLIGIILVQVFWFNSSFKNNEEQFKYHVTQVIGNVADKLEQQEEYSFYDKYNRIKDSTGKIPKKEDLLEVLYVQRNTKTNKTIVYSNTLTSEDYDINGSIFNKKFSSERFKNFSSKRVTEVYNNNGIDNNSLGQSIIPDIRDEKSGSLDILNKVQQQIQYKDIASLTPIEGRITKDKLSKLLKKELEEYGVKTKFEFGIYSSGVPTKIKSDGFHYDKDATYNIPVYTDNEGNSKYELSVTFPHKKKFLLSELLSITILSIVFTLIIIVAYTSALNQLLRQKHISEIKTDFINNMTHEFKTPIATINLALDAIKNPRIIEDKEKVYRYLQMIRDENKRMHAQVENVLRISKLEKRELDITKEPTVVHDIIDDAIEHVNLILEDRKGTVVRHYNAARTTCLINEVHFTNVLVNILENAIKYSPGTPEIEIFTENVKDMILIKVRDHGLGMSKIAQKRVFEKFYREHTGDLHNVKGHGLGLAYVKRIVEDHNGQVYVESEKGKGSTFIIKIPLIN from the coding sequence ATGAATAAATTATTTTTTAGAATACTTGTTTTATTGATGAGTTTGTCCTTAATCGGGATAATTCTGGTACAGGTATTTTGGTTTAATTCTTCGTTCAAGAATAATGAAGAACAATTTAAATACCACGTTACTCAAGTAATTGGAAATGTTGCAGACAAACTGGAACAACAAGAAGAGTATAGTTTCTACGACAAATACAACCGTATAAAAGATAGTACGGGTAAAATTCCAAAAAAAGAAGATTTACTTGAAGTACTATACGTACAGAGAAACACTAAAACGAATAAAACAATTGTTTATTCGAATACCTTGACATCTGAAGATTACGATATTAATGGTTCTATTTTTAACAAAAAGTTCAGCAGTGAACGTTTTAAAAATTTTAGTTCAAAAAGAGTAACTGAAGTTTATAATAACAATGGAATTGATAATAATAGTTTAGGACAAAGTATTATTCCAGATATAAGGGATGAAAAATCTGGAAGTTTGGATATTTTAAATAAAGTTCAACAGCAGATTCAATATAAAGACATTGCCTCTTTGACTCCAATTGAAGGAAGAATTACAAAAGACAAGCTTTCTAAATTATTAAAGAAAGAGCTGGAAGAATATGGAGTTAAAACCAAATTTGAATTCGGAATTTATAGCAGCGGCGTTCCAACAAAAATAAAATCTGACGGATTTCATTATGACAAGGATGCAACTTACAATATTCCAGTTTATACAGATAATGAAGGAAATAGTAAATATGAATTGTCAGTTACTTTTCCGCATAAAAAGAAATTTTTATTATCTGAATTATTAAGTATCACTATTTTATCAATAGTTTTTACCTTAATTATAATTGTTGCTTACACGAGTGCATTAAATCAATTACTGCGTCAAAAACATATTTCTGAAATCAAAACAGATTTTATAAACAATATGACGCATGAGTTTAAAACTCCAATTGCAACTATAAATTTAGCATTAGATGCTATTAAAAATCCAAGAATTATAGAAGATAAAGAAAAAGTTTATCGCTATCTTCAAATGATTCGAGATGAAAATAAAAGAATGCATGCACAGGTGGAAAATGTTCTTCGTATTTCTAAATTAGAAAAAAGAGAACTTGACATCACCAAAGAGCCAACTGTAGTTCATGATATTATTGATGATGCAATTGAACACGTGAATCTAATTCTAGAGGATAGAAAGGGTACTGTAGTGAGGCATTATAATGCAGCAAGAACAACCTGTTTGATAAATGAAGTTCATTTTACAAATGTATTGGTTAATATTTTGGAAAATGCCATCAAATACTCACCAGGTACACCAGAGATTGAAATCTTTACAGAAAATGTAAAAGATATGATTTTGATAAAAGTAAGAGATCATGGTTTGGGAATGAGTAAGATAGCTCAAAAACGAGTTTTTGAGAAGTTTTACAGAGAGCATACAGGAGATTTGCACAATGTAAAAGGCCACGGTTTAGGTTTGGCCTATGTTAAGAGAATTGTTGAAGACCACAACGGTCAAGTATATGTAGAAAGCGAAAAAGGAAAAGGTAGCACCTTTATAATAAAAATACCATTAATAAATTAA